The segment AAACAAAGTTATATTCCGTACACTGTCCATGGTTCCAGGCCACCAGATCCTCATGAGAAGACATTGTGGTTTCTGATCTCTATTTCCAGTTAGAATAGATGGAATTTGGTTACATTTAgaagtgggaagaagaagaagaagaagaccagaaCTTCGATCCGATCTGGTTACTGCATTTCCCACCTTGAACATGAAGGATTTCTCTCATTCGATCCAAACATGAAGACTTTGATTGtggtttcttcctcttctgatcTCTATTTCCAGTTAGAATAGATGGAATTTGGTTACATTTAgaagtgggaagaagaagaagaagaagaccagaaCTTCGATCCGATCTGGTTACTGCATTTCCCACCTTGAACATGAAGGATTTCTCTCATTCGATCCAAACATGAAGACTTTGATTGtggtttcttcctcttctgatcTCTATTTCCAGTTAGAATAGATGGAATTTGGTTACATTTAgaagtgggaagaagaagaagaagagggaggaaggGCAATTCtgtctttttcatattttaaaactAACACTAGTTAATTTTTTGGACTTAAAGGTAATAAACGATTTTTTAAGAGGAATGGTGTGATATAGGTAAACGCTAAGAGaagttgatgtaaatcaccataATTTTTATTACATTAATAACAACGTGACCTAAAAAACTCTTACTAATCTGAAACCAATtgtctttctctcttttatgcGGCTTAAAAGCAAAGCTTGACTGACCAATAgtccacaaaaaaaataaaaaataaaataagtgcCTTCTTTTCCTCCTCACACATTGTTATGAGCATGCATTTGCCAACATtcttatttcaatatttttattattattttggagaGGACCTCAATGCTTCGTAGAGTTGATAACCCTACCTTGCCATTCTCacggttttcttcttcttactttttaatACTTCTTTATTAGAATCCTAAGGAAAAATGGATTACCTATTGGAGGATGACAACAAAGAATAATTGGCACTCACATCTTATCAACTATATACCTAATTTCAATAGGATCTATTGAGTGAGCTCACCTACAAAGTGAGAAGCTCATTTGTTATCTTAATTTGATCAAAAAATTGTACAAACTACAAGAAAAGTGTGTTTCTACCACAGAAGGGAAGAAGCATATAGCATAAGTAATTTTTTGTTACCGTCAATATAATAGTAATATATTATCATTGCTATATAGACGAagtatatcatattttttttcagtagAAAGTGACTTTATTGATGACAATGAGATGCTTGTATAGACAAagtatatcatatttttttcagtAGAAAGTGACTTTATTGATGACAATGAGATGCTTGCATAGACGAAGTATATCGTATTTTTTTCAGTAGAAAGTGACTTTATTGATGACAATGAGATGCTTCATTGACACAAAGATTGTGAAATTAAGGAGTAGAAATAGGCCAATCTACCTTACATGACGTTGACAGGGTCTTCTAGAATAAGAAGTGAGCAACAATATTCACTTCTCAGgggaacaaaaaatgaaactgAAACTATATTCTTCAAAATTAACTGAGAGCTAGTGAAAGTAAAACATATTATATGGCGGTAATATATTACCATTATACATAAACAATTGGTGGTGGTACTTATATATTATCGCGGCCAAACATTAATAATTAACATTCTGGAattgaggctatgtttggtagccaagagaagaaaagaaaagaaaaaagaatctagaaaagaaaagaaatggtgagaaaataaaaagaatatgtatgtttggttaccaagagaagaaaagaaaaaaattcaaaaaaaattgaattttaagagagagatagatacataggaaatcattatgtaatcattcattttttgtcttattatgttttcatattttctcatgttaaatttcataatttccaaggagaattttgaatttgaaaaggggaatcttcTCTTTGGTAAAGACATAcaaagtgcaaagaaaaattcttaatccatgaaaaaaaaatacaaaaagtgtacttttttattttcgtttcttttcttctcttggctgccaaacacagcctaaggtaGTGTTTGGTAATATTCCTTTGGAGCATTTCTGCTGCTTTTTCGTTCctcataaataataataatagtatagAAGCACATTTGGTAACCGCATTTTCTATTATGGAAAGAACCGAGAATCTTGAACACAAGTTGCAGTTCCTCACCGTCAATGCCCTGGGTACCCTTGCTTCCCCCCAGCAATGATGCTAGAGAAACATGTCGGGGGTACCCATGTTCATGTCATAGGTGCTCTCGTCTTACCGTTGTGATGTGGGTCGTGTGGCCATGGGAGGTgcaactctctctcttgtcCACGGAGACATATCAGACACTACCATCGCTGCCTTCCCTGATGGCGGAAATACGTATGTCATTCCAGATTGGAGCTCATTGCCGTCTGTGGCAAGGACAGTGCAGTTGTGATGGTGATAGTGGCTGGCAATAGCATTGACTAGACCAATGGAGGCAAAATCAAGAACCCagaaaggaaaactttgtcccacGTGATTGTAGTAGTATGAGCAATTGCTGAACTAATCATTGACTATGTCTTCTCTCTGCTTCCAGATCTCCAAACAATCCATTAATCATTTCTGTCACATGGCTCTTAACAGAAACTCCCGAGAATCTCTGCTTCGGACACTACCAAGGAGCTTCACATCAGTCCGGAAAATGGGAGAAGGTGAGTGATGGCACGACggtagagactagagagaggaaagagatgTTTCTTCCGCCATGTtaccaaacatatttctgtCTTGCAAAAGTATTCCccaagaacaaaacaaaataaaatatttctaaCTAAGAAATACTCCTAAACATAACAAAACAGAATAGACAAAGCCAGGAATTGTAGATGTTtacagtttttctttttcctaggTAAAACCAATGTTGTATAGCACCCCATATCGATTCCCACCAATACTAATATGAAACGGccagatacttaaaaccatgggtagAACCTGTATATGTCACAGTTGGATGATACCCTAGGGGCAGTATCGGATTTCAAACACATCCAATGCTGGCACGCAATCGAGGAAGGAATGTGGCAACCCAGAAGAAATCAGTAACTTTTTTATTTACCTTCTCTCACAGACATTAAGCACCACTAAATGGAAgttggaagttttttttttttttttttttttNNNNNNNNNNNNNNNNNNNNNNNNNNNNNNNNNNNNNNNNNNNNNNNNNNNNNNNNNNNNNNNNNNNNNNNNNNNNNNNNNNNNNNNNNNNNNNNNNNNNNNNNNNNNNNNNNNNNNNNNNNNNNNNNNNNNNNNNNNNNNNNNNNNNNNNNNNNNNNNNNNNNNNNNNNNNNNNNNNNNNNNNNNNNNNNNNNNNNNNNNttggggggtggggggttaaCAGTACTGCCCATGCGCAGGCAGGACCACAAGTCGGCTACACCCAATGCATTACTTCACACTTATAGGATTTGATATTCAAACCCACCCCAGGGAAAAAGGTTTTAAACCAACTCTGGAAATGTTTAGCACAAATTACTTCAGCAGGCACAGTACACCCAATCCATCAGAAAACACATGAAAAAAATAGGAGACTCATCCAATAGCAACAGTTAGTAGTCAAATTCAAGTAACATCCAAGAAAGatatttaataaaagaaaaaagtctGAAAAAATATGTCACATGACACCTGGGCATGGGGAAGATCTAAAGAGCCAAAATGGATATTTTTCAAGTAAAAACCAGTGTGCTATACTGTCATGGTCATCCATCTGAGGTTTATTTCGCATTCAACGAATGAACAAGGCGAATACATGCATGCTCACATccaaaaaggggaggggggggggggaggggNNNNNNNNNNNNNNNNNNNNGGTTTACCGCACTGGCTGTTGGTTATAgtgattcttttctttcttctttgctgCAGCAAGCTTTGCCCTCCTTGCAGAAGCCTCAAGAGCGGCAGCTTTGGCTGCAGCATCCATctctttatttgattttttcttcttcatagaAGCCATCTTCTTTAGACGCTCTTTTACATCAATGGCTGATGCATCCTCTTCTGCATTTTCGGTCCCAGCAGTTTCATCCACTCCATCGTTGACCTCTGAACCATTAGGCTGGTCCTGTTGTTCTTTAACCTCCTTGGAAGacttatctttctttttcttcttcttcgcatTCTTGCTCTCGGAAGGAGcactctccttcttctccacGTCTCCATTGAGTTCctcaattttcttctcttgtgcaGAACCTGCATGTGCATAACACAATATCTTTACTGTTAGGCGGAAACTCGAGTAAAGTGACCTTATACCTAGACATGcaccagaattcacacttattCACTTGTAATGTCTGTCTGCATGCATCAGAGTTGGATACAATGATGATGAATAATGTCCTACATATACTAATATTGGCAACACAAATACCAAAACAGTTACCCATCTTCCAAAGAGTTCAAGTTGGTTATTTACTTGATGCACACACAGGTTACAGATCAGAAATTACCATGTGATTCATCTGCGCCAGTGGTCTCTTTATTGCTCATTCCAAGCTCGGCCAAAACAGCTTCAAGTTCTGCGAGCTCCTTTTTCTTGAGTTCCTTCTTCGACAGCTGCCTTTCTGTATCCTTTGGTGGCAAAGAAGCCTGAGTTGGCTTCTTCACCACTGGCTCTGGTGGCACCTGAACCTCAGATTCATGTTCATGCTCTTcctcaacatcatcatctccttcatccagaccatcttcttcactttcacTTTCCTGGAATCATAAGAGAATACCAGTTCATTTATCTGAAAATCACCAAGCtcaacttaaaagaaaaggaccctttttaaatgatttcaAAAGCATTACAACCAACGAAGAGAAGCCACGTATGAGATTAAAACCGTGAGTACATGAGGCATAAACAGCAGGTCCACTGAATTTTGGCACCAATCAAACTGCCACATGCAAGTTATGGCATGCCAGATCTGAGCACACCATGTAGAAATATAATAGAAATAATATTACATCagaagggaaaacaaagaaaaataaataaaagcagtatattatttgtttgtttaacttaaaaaatttctcaaacAACCCACCAAAACAAATATATCAATCATGAAGCTAGAAATCAACGGGCTCATCCTTCTTCAGTGCTTCAAGTATTAGAATCCCATCAGGTAAAGGTAATAAAATTATATACaagtttcataaattttaaaCAACGTTTTAAGCCACGAATCATGAAAACTTGATTCCTTGTCAAATGTCATAATACTAGGGGAAAAGAACGCTCCATGGTCGTGTGACCCCTGCGCCCAGACTAAGGAAGGGAAAATGACACCCCCACCCCTGTGAAATACAATAAAATGACCCcatgttgatgcccatgtgcgccccctcattggcccccaCGTGCACAACCAGGGAGCATTTTTTTCCACATACTTTTTAGTTAGCTGTTACTAAGTTGTTGGCAGGCTCAATTGAGAGAAGTCATCCATAACCCCAAGGGTGTagatcatttggcaagggagcGTGCCTATATCAACACGCGTCCTAAGTCTGACTCcccttacccccccccccacccttgGGGCTGGGGAGTGTATGGTAAGCTTCTATGGTTCTCATAGGAGCTGGCGCTGACCTGATTCGCATGTGTGGGGGCGTACACATGCATCCAGGGGATTAGACGGGCCAAAGGTTATGGACACCAtcattaggggaaaaaaaaagtgaagtcATCCATATTGATCCATGTGTTGAACATGTCAGCCACCCTTTCCTCATGTAATAAATTTCAGCAAGGTCACTCTGCCACATGCTAAATCAAGTATATCCTAGCAATTTCTTAGTTACAAATTTAAATTACAATGCCAGGTATTTTAAGAAATACAAATCCTGTGGCAATTCAACCAATGTGATTGAGCAACTAAATGGGAATGTATAAAACATGCAATCCAACTATACGCCAAAATACTCATCAAATCATCTTTTGACTTATGCAATGAACAAGAAGTCCTAGTGCTAGCACTTTTCCAAGGACAAGGTCACGTGTATGTGTGTGTCCTCTCAAAATGTCACGTTGTGGAGAATATGTAAGTTCTTCCTCGTCATATTCAAGCAAAATgagtagctttttttttttttttttttttttttttttacttttctacaATTCTGTAACAACATTTGTGCATCTATTCTTTAACTTAGCCTCTTGTGCGCCCATTTCCCCAAACTCAGCTTttggggcttttttttttttNNNNNNNNNNNNNNNNNNNNTTTTGGAGGGTTGTGTGGAGACAAAAAAGGATTTCATCTTTATAATCTCTATATCCTTTCACAGCCTGTGTAGATGGAAATGTTTTTTAGCTGCTCAAAATTCTTTTACCCTCAGCATGAGGTAATCAACAGATCAAGCACTATATCCATAGAACAaatttaggctctctttggttggaTTTCAATTTCGATTTCTGAAGGTGAATTCAATTTATGAGAATGATTAGTATGATTCGTGCACCCTATTtataagaagagaaaatgatgGGCGCGCTGCTGGggtgccctctctctccctcccgcctcccctctcccctctcccctttgGAATGACCCCAATGCCCCTCCCATCACATCCCCCCACCAATTGGTTGAGCCACTAGCTCTAGGAAAGCTAGAAGaatgcccaaccctctcccttatGAGAAATAAAAAGCAATAGAAATTGAAGTTACAACCTATTTCGGATTCCAATTTTGTCGATTTcactcccccccaccccccctcaaCAAAGGCATTTCCCTTTCCCCAGCCATCCCTACTAGCAGCCCTCCACCGACAGCAACGCCACCCCCCTCCTCACCACCCCTACAAATCCTCCCCAGGGCCCCACCCCTGCAACTAAACGGTCACTcacaccacccccaccaccaacTGTCCGTAAGCCCTCATCCACCGTCACCTCCCTTCATTGGTGCAGCCCCATCACTACACCCTCCCACCTCCCTTCATTGCACCCTCCAAAACTCAGCCccaaaatggattttttttgtgcaaccaaattttttttattttgcaacCAAAAATCTTCATCGACTTAATTTAAGAAAccaatctgaaattgaaattgaaatccaaCCATAGAGAGCCTTAACAACCTGGAGAAACCCAGCACAATGAACAAATAAAGTGTACAGCAAATCATTTTATGAATGGATGCAGCAATTTCTGACCAACAGAACATCCCAGACGGCCCAAAGACAGATGAGCACCTTTTTCAAGTTGAACAACAAGGATACCAATACTTCTCTTGATGTCTAAGAGCTTCCATGAAGGAAATCCAGATTTGGTTGTAAAAATGTTTGTACAAACTACAGGGCATCCACCACAAGATGGATTGTTAGGCTTTCTCATTTCTAAAATGTGTGAAGCAAGACCACCCAAGTtaaatcaaacaaaataaacGAAATaactgatttaaaaaaaaaaaaaaacaatgacaaAAGTTTGGCAAGTAAAAATGGCATTCATTACCCACAACCatgttgatatttttttaatcacacTACATGAATTATAAAAATTAACCTTAGGACTATGACATAGCACATCCTTTTATAACCATAATTCTAACTCAACATCCATAAACTTCAAcacaaagaaaaagggaaaggaaaagggaaCACAAACTGGCATGAATATCATCCATAGGAGTCCTAATGTTAGGACATtgaaggatttttttatttacaaaaataagAAACTTACTGCACATGTGTGTTCCGCAGAGGGGAAATCCAATAGGAAAATATCAATAAGAAACTTCTTAAGAAAGAAGCGGACAGTTGCAAGAAAATCATTGATCAACTTGCAAGACAACAAAGTACTCAGATTCCCTAACGGTGAGCTCTCATTGATGTTAGATTTCAAGATTACAACCCAATCCATTCTCATGTAATTAACAAGGACCAAACTACGTGAAAGAGAGATGCCCGCTGAGTAGGACTTGAAACATAATAGGAATATAAGGTCATTAGCAAAGAATATCAGGTAGAGAATATGAATTGTTAAATATCTAAGGCAGTAATAAAATGACACAGTTTCTTATCCAGTGAGATAAGTACTTTTCGAAATCCATacatacaaaaataaaacatcaTTTATAACTACTTCACTCAGCATTACAAACTCAGGGATTATAAAATTACCAGTAATTTTCATCCCTCAAATTGAACCACAATCTATAAcaagagagagggggagggggaaactCTTTGCATAAATATCTAACCATCTATATGTTCAATCACATGCATAAATTCCCAAAAAGAAATACAGAGATATCCCAAGTCAAAAACACTATTATGtgcaaaaatcctaaaatagtGTTACACGAACAACAATCCTATAATAGTGTCAATGATATACCGGATAAAGAGAAGATTAATCCATTTAATAGACCACGACAGCCGAAAAAACAACAGAACATCAAAACAACTGAGAGTGAATTGTGCACCTTCATCCCTACACACCCCTCCCGGAACAAAATGAGAAGTAAATTTTAAGTATATAGAAAATCAAGTGACTAAAACACATACCTCTAAGGGGGGAGAACTCTCTTTAATCTGCTGCGGTTCCGATGGGCCCCAGGCAGATTGAGGTGGAGCAGTTGTTGCGTAAtaatcgtcgtcatcatcatcatcaacgtCAGCCCAGGATTTCACTGTAAGAGGCGTGGGTTGCCAGAAAACCTGCTGCTCCTGTTCCTTTGCTTGGCTTTTTGAAGATCCCTTGCTCTTTGAGGATCCATGCTCCTTGtctgatttcttctttttgCGTAGGCTTTCAAGAGCAGCAAAAACATTAGTACTACTTATCCCAATGGGGCCATCGTCCCTTCTGCTTCCACCTCCCACCATTTCTGTAGAGATCTCAGATGAGCCACAGCTGTGAAAAAAATATCGGCAAACTAAGCTGTCCAAAGCGCCGCAGTTTCGATCGTAGCCTAGGGCAACTTGAATTGCAGGCTCAGAAAATTAATTACTCGAAACTGGGGGAGAAGACAAACAGCCAGTCAAGTAATTAAAATTTCTCAGAGAATATTAGGGTttcaaaccaagaaaaaaaaaacaaattgagATCAACACTCCTATACCAGAAGCTGCTGCAGATTTCCGGGTAAATTTTTATTAAGACAAAATAAATAGCAATTACTTTGCCAGATTAGGATTGCCTAGAAGTTTGGGGTCTCTAGTTTCTACAAAAACCAGGAGTTTTCTACAGATTAGGGTTTCGAGAGTAAAACAAAGGACAATATAAAAACGACACAGATTATAGAAACTCC is part of the Macadamia integrifolia cultivar HAES 741 unplaced genomic scaffold, SCU_Mint_v3 scaffold94, whole genome shotgun sequence genome and harbors:
- the LOC122070527 gene encoding enolase-phosphatase E1-like, which produces MVGGGSRRDDGPIGISSTNVFAALESLRKKKKSDKEHGSSKSKGSSKSQAKEQEQQVFWQPTPLTVKSWADVDDDDDDDYYATTAPPQSAWGPSEPQQIKESSPPLEESESEEDGLDEGDDDVEEEHEHESEVQVPPEPVVKKPTQASLPPKDTERQLSKKELKKKELAELEAVLAELGMSNKETTGADESHGSAQEKKIEELNGDVEKKESAPSESKNAKKKKKKDKSSKEVKEQQDQPNGSEVNDGVDETAGTENAEEDASAIDVKERLKKMASMKKKKSNKEMDAAAKAAALEASARRAKLAAAKKKEKNHYNQQPVR